TACCTTTGCGTCTACGGCTGGACCCGCAGCCCTCTCGTCGAGTACTACGTACGTCCCCCATCTCACCCTTCAacctttactaataatatctaGGTCATCGAGAACTACGGCACTTACAACCCCGGCTCTGCTGGCCAGCACAAGGGCACCGTCTACAACGACGGCGACACCTATGATCTGTACCAGACCACCCGCTACAACCAGCCCTCTATCGACGGTCAGCAGACCTTCAACCAGTACTGGGCCATCCGCCGCAACAAGCGCAGCAGCGGCGCTGTCAACATGCAGACTATCTTCAATGCTTGGGCCAATGCCGGTATGAGACTTGGAAACCACTACTATCAGATCCTGGCTACCGAGGGATACCAGAGCAGTGGATCTTCTTCTATCTATGTCCAGACTAAGTAAGACGTAACTGCAAAAGTTCATCGGCCTTGAAACCGCGAGGGGCTGGATATCTGTAGGGCATGGTTCGGGGATCTGCGACGAAGATGGTAGATGTGAAAATTATGGAGAAGGCTTTTGGCCTGGTATCGATTGATGGGGCTTTACTTTTCAGCGCGAGACATTTCTCCTTTGGAGTCTTGACTTGCCATTCTCTAGTACATAACTTTGATCTGATCAATATTACATATCGTGAACTATCCTCCAGCTCAGTGAAACCATTAGTGATCTTCTATAATCATTATTCATGCCTCTATCTGCCATACTTTACGTCCCTCGTTCTTGCTCCTGGCAGAACTCTCAACTCAACATCATTCGTATCCTTGAATCCCTTTGTATCATCCCAGGATCCAACGACTGTCTGGTCTATCGACGAGTATCTCGCATGAATGCCGGACGACGATGGCCACGCCTCGCTATCGCGCTTCTTGGAGTAAAAGCATATAGTTCGGTTGCCAAACGCAGAGTGTTTCCTGGTAGAATCCCAGCTGTGGCTCTCTCGACTATGTTCTTGGGACTTGGTTCGTGCTCCGAAGTACGGGCGCAGTGACGGGAGACAAGCGACGACGAGACCTATGTTGACATCCAAAGCGCTCCAAAGTACTACCACGTAGTCAGTATTAGTTAGAGCTAATAGTCTGGGAGGGCTGTACCAATTGTACTGAGTGAAATGCTCGAGTCGGCTCCAGCTTTCCAGATCATGACGAAGCGAACTAGACTAACAGCCATGTTGACGGTGCCGAGAAGGAATGTAAAGTATATACCGAGTCTCAAGGTTCTTCTGACGTGCAGAGCTGGTACGATCAACCACGGCAAAATGAACACTGGACTTTGTTAGCCCTCAGTTCATCAGAATGGAGATCAACGAACCTAGCAAATCTCCCAGGAACGACAGGCCCCAGCCAACGTGAAAAGTGACAGCATACGTCCACTTCGGACATGTCCTCGAGGGGTTGAGATCCCTATGGAATTCATCAGTTCGGCGCATAAAGATACTGAATGAGCTTACCAGCTACGGCTTATCGGCAAACAAATGCAAAATAGTATCGCGACGGTGATGGCATAACTGATTCCCACGAACCAAATTGTCGCCCAAAGGAATCTCCGCCTCTTGACCATGAACTCCGGGAAGACTTGTAGATAGACCGCAAGAAGCGCAGCTTTGCATAGGTATAGCGTCGTGTAAAAGGGAAAACTCGATGCAAAGAGCAACTACCAATGTCAGCGGCGTCACTCATCCCAATTGTCTACTAACCTTCAATATCAACACTAAATTGGTGGATCCTCCATTATAGCCCTCCAGCGTTGTATGAACACTCGGATCGAACGCATGCAGGACCGCAAACGCGGGTGAGAAGGCAGCTGTAATGACGCCCGATATCCACGCCGCTACCATAAAGATATCGCTGAGTAGTAACTTGCGCTTTTGTATTCGAAGACGGAGGTTGAGACGTGCGATGACGAGTATCGTAGCTATGATGACGAGTATTTGAGAGAGCTGTAAGCATCAGCACCAGTCCCTACCATGGAAACGCAGACCTTACGAGAATATCCTTTGCCTCTGGGTTCCTCATCGCGACAACAATGCCTTTAGCCCAGATACGCCAACAGCATTGTGCCTTtaaaacaagaagaagaatgagactAAGAGCGACATAACTGTTTATAACCGCATTAAACGGGTCTTCGGCAATAAAATGGCTTGCGTTTAAGTTTGGACCTGGCATTTCTTCACGTCTTGCCTTTCTTGGCAACATGCCAACTATGACGCTAAGATTAAAACGTCAGTGATTCTACTGTGAATCGGGATTAAGTCTGGACGTTTTAGGGGATTGATGGTGCCTTGCGGGCCGAGGCCATCTTGGCAAATATTAAGGATATTCCCGTGGATGGAAGGGAAATGGCGTGTCGGACAGTAGATCTTGTCACTGAACTGGTAAGCGAAAGTCATGTCACGAGGAACGAGCATTATTGTgttattttttattagtgCCTGACTAGATGCTAGTACGTAGAGCTTTCTATAGCTTCACTTTCTTCGTGAGAAAACTTCGGGCCTCTATTCTCAGTGATGTCAATCTTGGGACAACTTAGCCCAACCTTAGGATGCTCTTTCTTTCAgcattctcttctcaagttTGAGGCTTTTATTCTCTGAAGTCTAGCCTGAGTTATCAAGACCGGGAGGGAGGTAGTTGTGTCGTGCATCAATGCATGGATCGCAGTAGTAGTCGTCGGAGCGGCAAATCTCCTGGCAGACGCAGGCGCAGCGACACACCTTGTCAGCATTCTGCTTGGGGCCGTTCATGGAGTAAGGAGTGTCAACAACTGCTGGTGTTTCTTTAGGCGAAGCAGTGCTGGGAGGCGTGCTGGCGGCCGAGCTGTTCAGAGGCATGGTGATCTGAATGTGATGAGTGGTTGAATTGCGTAAGATGCTATAACTGTGTGTATGGAAGTTTATTGTGACTTTTCAGACTGGTATGGCAAGTGGCGTAAGCTTATATGTCCTGTTGCAGAGTCTACGAGATGCCAGTGGCACAGTGAAATGGGAAGCCGCGGGATGTTATTGTTCACTCCCAGTGGGAGCAGCGAAACATCTACGAACTTATGTACTGTGACTGTTCTTCCTGTGTACTCCCACTTTTGCTTGAACAGGCCTGTATTTCTCATGGTCTAGCAACTCGCAGCTGCTCCCAACTGCCGGCTATCATAGTTCACCCTGAACATCAAAACTGTTCGAAACAATCACTGCAAGGGCTTTGCACAAAGTGCCTGAGTGTCTTGAGGGAGTATTCGTAGAGTTGGGATTCTTTTAGCTTAGGAAACGAGTGCCTCTAATATGACACGAGCTCAAATATCATCTTACATCCTTCGCTGCCTGTCACTGCGTTGACCTCTCCCCGTATTAGTCGGAGAGCTCGAAGATTTCTTTATACCCCCGCCTGGCGACCAGATAGAGTCAGTTGACGTTGATCCAAAACAGCCACCGGTTCAAGGTTCTGAAGAGGATGGAGCTCTCAAAGTAGTGCAGGGTATCGCTACCTTCAAGGGAGCCGCCAAAGAGATGACAAACCGAATCGACACCATGCACCAACGAGAATTACTACGAAGCCACCGAGGAATCAAAAACGAGAAGAAACTAGACAACACAAATGAACACTCCACCAAGCGCAGTCTTGCCCATTTCAAGTCtcgcaacatcaacaacacaccTGTGATGATCGAGTGGATCACCGTACCAAGCAGCTTATCTGCTGAAATCAAGGAGGCTTCCCAAAACCAGATACACGACCTCGCTTTACTACTACACTCAGAAAAGAAGCCCCAGGAGTTCAGGACTCTAGAGTGCATAGCCATGGTCGATATGCCCGtcgcagaagaagaggacgcGCAATACGGTTTGGTcttcaagcttgaggaggggCAGCAGGTTCATACGCTTCTGGAGCTGCTGAGCAGGGACGGCTCTACGCCCAAGTCTCTCACTGAACGGTTGAAACTTGTCAAGCTGCTTTCCAAAACCCTGCTGTTTCTTCATTTAGGGTCGTGGCTGCATAAAGGTATACGGAGCGACAATGTCCTGTTTCTAAGTAGCGACATATCGAGTGTCGATCTTGGCGCTGCATACATTGGTGGCTTCGACTACAGTAGGTTGTTCCGCGAGACGAGACTGACTCAAAATGTTGGGGACAATAGATATCAAAATCTGTACCGGCACCCTGACCATCAAGGCCTTCCAGTGCAGGAGAATGGCGAGTCAGCTGACAGACCGCCTTTCTCATACAAGGCCGACCTGTACAGCCTTGGTGTTATACTCGTCGAGATTGGTTTATGGTCGCCGATTATCAAGCTTCTAGATGCTCGGGGGATTCAAGACGAAGACAAAAGTCCGCGGAAGACAACACTTGATATGATTCCTGAAGTCAGGATGAGTATGGGTGATGCTTTTGCCGACGCAGCCTCGGCGTGCTTGAGGAGTGACTTTGCAACAGGCGAGGCTGAACAGCCAGAGAGTGTTCAAGAAACCTTTTATTTGTCTGTGGTCAGACTGCTAGAGCGTTGCTTTATATAGTGAAACTTGATTCATATTACTGACATGTAAGCCGATCACAACCAGGTATAGCGATGAGATCGTTCCAAGGCCCTGCTCTTAATTTAAAACTTAGATTGagaatttatattaaaattaccTCCTCAGCGTCTTGTAAGTGTTCTTCAGTCATCATGGAGCCACGCTGGCCCTCATAGGTTAAGATTCCATACCGGCAGTAAACCCCTTTACCTTGATCAGGCAACTCATGCACCAATAGCCCCCGCACATATGAATAAGCTCTTGTGCTTCGGCCTACAGGCAACCACAATACATCAACGCCTTGTCCCCATTCTCCATCCAAAGAAGGACTTCGTGGCATGTCCTGCATGACATGACGATTTGCGTCCAAAGTGTAGCCACAACTGAAGTTCTCTACTTGACCAGAACGGTCATTCTTCATATATGCAACTTTGTTTCTCCCGATCGTAAGCTGAAGAATAGGGGCTCTCACATGTAGTCTCGTGGCGGGGCTTTCTACTATATCTAGAGATTGATAATGTGTAGGGAATTGCAGAGGCCGTTCCGGATGATTATCATTGACATAAACAGGTGTGTGGCATATCTCCTCAAAAACAACGGGACAGCTAGAGGCCCAGCACCATGACGGTAGCTGCGCGTTCTTTGGTCGCTGGTAGAATTCAGACCATGCGGGAACATGGCACCATAAAAGACCATGCGCAAGACTCGGTCGAAAGAGTCCATTAAAATACTCGGCTCTTAGACGTTGTATCAGTATAGATGCAAGTCCGTGGATGGCATACAGTCGATCAGTTTCGTAGGTAAGTTCTGTTCTCGAGAAAATAGAGACAAGGTCATACCATCCTGCCGAAAAAAGGATGTCTTTATCAGGCATCGCCATTATTTCTCTTGCTGTCCGCCCCCAAAGATCAGATTGATGTTCAAACGGGACTTTGGAGCCTTCTGGGAAGAGAGAACTTTGACATTCAAGATAAAGTCCTTGTAGAGTCCAGTGAAGTATCCGCTTTGAAAGTGCGCTCTCTTGCACACACCATCCCCGTTTCGCTAGTGGTGAATGAGTAATATCATGGTTATTATTATCTGTTTTGAATGTGGAAGTTCTCCAGGAAGAATGGCCACTGACAAACTTGATGGCAATATCGTTCATAGGAAATCTCGCGAGCGGGCGTTCAGTCAAAAAGCCCTCCTGACTATCTTTTGTAGCTGATGCAGAGATACAGCACGCAGCATTGGAGTAGTAATCTCCCATTCTAGGTGACTCCGAGTGAAAGTCACCAGTTGGCCCCTGGATAATGCATATTGCATCTACCCATAAGTATCGGAAGCCCATCAGTCTTGTCAGCAGAATGGCGTCTTGGATAGTTCTTGAGACTTCCGATATAGTAAAGCCCCGTAAGCGCATCTCGAGATTACTCTCTATCGTTTTGGAATTCTCGTTTCCATTGCCCCAGCAATAGCTCAGGATGAGGTACTCCAGGTCTCGGAGATTAGTGACATTTTTGACCTCAACAAGTGTGACCCAAGGGCTATTTGTCTCACCAACGTCAAGTAGTCGAGTTGGTAGGACTGATGATATGTATTTCGTACCACAGCGTTCGTGGTCTGCATGCTGTTCACGACAGCTGTTCATCCAAGGCTGAATCTGGTCGGAAATAAGCTCCTCGAGTTCTTTTTGGACACTTCCTCCACGGAAGGCTGGAACGAACCGATGTTAGCGGGGGATTAATCTTGGAGACTTGCTGGTAATATGTACCTTTGAGGTGACGGCTCTTCATGTTGCTAAGCAACTCCACCTCACTAGACTTGATAGGACTTAGGGTTGCTATTTCGCTGCGAGAAACTGTTTTTCCCTCATGAATTAAGTTTGATGATATTTGTGCGAAGAACCCGTATATCCTAACTAGAAGTTCAACTGATCCATTCATGAGGGAGCTCTCAATGCCATTGGTCGATGTACAGTGTTTGACAAGGGACAACCAGGCAAATTGGCATAATGGACAACCTTGGTCTGCTGACTCTTGTAGAGAACGGAACGATTTGTGAAGCGGTAAATACTGAGATATGTGTCCAAGCAAAGACGGTGTTGATAGCCACTGAAAAGATACGCAGCTGGTGCAAAGCCGAGAGGAAGGATGTATAATAGTAAGGGTAGTGAATTTTGTTGATTCAGCTGGGTTGTCATTTGTTGCCATGATTAACAGTGAATATCCTTAATAGTCTCTATTAGTtgaaaaaagtataaaataattgCTGCATCAAGTTGTggatataccttatataaggTAGATAGATGATGGCAGTGCTAGATAATCCCCACAATTGTTCCTGACCTCATTCCCTCGATAGACCAATAGGGCACAACCCATCTAGATATGACAAGCATCTCAGCCCCGACTCAGCCACACAATGAGCCAACAACGTGAGCATTGCCAACATAGGTTCAGTCTATACAGACGACAGATTTATCTTTAGACATTTATCTTATTCAGGGACCTTGTTTCATCTCGAGTCTTGAAAACATAAACAGCAGTGAAACAATACATAAATCAAGTCTTCCGCTCAAGTCATATTCCTAAGAGCCTCCATTTCCTGATTTAAGGTTTGCGTAGTAACCAACgcctctgcctcttctgCCCTACCGGGTGCCTTAGCACTGACATAATGCTTATTTGTCCGTCGCTGGTTTACATATAAACCGTTCTTTGATAACTAACGTTAGTCTCCGACCTTAGGAACaaataactaaaaatatGAAAGTAAGACTCACTGAAAAGAATAACAATTGCTCCCTCGATCACTGGAACCCAAGTCGAAAGAGCTAGAATCTGTCCGAACCCCCAAGGCCCCTCCGATGCCTGCACTCCTCCACCGTTTACACTAGCAATTTCCGCCCTCAGTGTGAAAAGACTTCCAAGAGCAGTCCACATAACGATAGAGAAGATGATACAACTCAAAATCCTCCACGGTACACGGAAGGATAGCCAGCCTAGCACGGGTATCTTTGCTGCTAGCCTCTTGGTGCACTTCCCAACAAGGTACATCGAGCCGGCGAGCATCGCATTGACAGCAGGAATAAAGTGAAAGGCGAGTATCGCACTAATGGCTTTGAGTGATGCCTTTGAGTCCCAGCAATTCGCCTCAAAAGGCACTCTTCCATGCAATCTAGCTTCAGTTTCAGCAGCAGAACTAAAGCCAGTCATTACCATAAAGAGCAGGCATATAACAAACCCCATGAAGGGGCCATAAATGGACTTCCGCTCAATGTCGAGATAAATTGGAAGAGTGAGAACGTAAGACGATGAAAAAACGGCACAGGCGAGCCGTGACACGTTAATGTCGTAGGTACTCTCCTGCCGACCGCAGATGACAAGAGTGGCGAGGAGGACGGATGCAGATAAAAGACCTAAGCCAGTGTGGAACGCACCGAGGCTATTGTATAACATTCTGCGAATGCTGTCCCAAAAACCTTGTTCCTTTGACGGTGTTCAAGTTTTGAAGATTGTGTAATCTTTCTCGACATACATACTGCTTAAGAATGATGCGAGGTAAAGACTGGCGAGAATAGCACCCATCAAGTTCACAACCATCATCTACCAATATCAGCATCAACCCCACATCTTATGCAACAGCCTTGCCCTAATGCTGACATAGTCAGCATTGCCATCCCACTCCCAAACCTCACGCATTTCatccttatatatatcccCATAGGCATATGGATCAGCCATTCGTtcataactatcttattatagcagttaatacttaaataagtaataatctaattaatattaataatcttaatattactaatatccctaatttatataccttcttttaatatttaaatattataagtaaagacctactatatattaataaattaatcttataatcttcaATTATCCCCCTGTTAGCACAATCCTTTGCGCAGAAGAACCAGTTCATGGCTTTTCACTCGGGAACGTCTGTGCCGCCAAGGATTGCAGATAAGTCACGAGATCTGTCATGTTGACTGTCTTGTGGTCGACCCATGGTATGAGGAATGCAGCGGCAATTCGTCCAGGGCTGGTAGTTTTTAATACCCATGTCTATGCCTTTGCATGAAAAGGCGCATCTATCAGGAGTGGCCATGGTTATTGGATGCGTCGGAGAATGTTGGGGAACTTAGTGATTAGTGGTGGTCTAATTGCCCTAGGCGAGGAAAAGCTGTACTTTTACCCACTACTGCGAGACGTGCACTGGACTGTTGGAAACTAACTATACATAATGCTAGCTAACTGGTGTTATCTCTAACTATGATCAATCTCCTTTCTTTAAAGGAGCTGATCGCGTTCAAAAGAAAGGTGAAGCGTAGCCTCGTGATGGACAGGGGAGAGTTGCAGGAGATGGCTTGAAACTGTCGACGCCACCATGCATGTTCTATCTATGTTGTCCTTATGACTTGACGATTTGCTGCATGGTTGAAAACAAAAGTTAGTTTGAAAATGACCCGGAACGCTCTAGAACATCAGGCCATAGTCTGGAAGTGTCACAGGTGCAATGATGCCATGGAAGTGGGTGACATGAGACAAGAACGTGGATAGTGATATATCAATGGCTGCAGGCAAGAGGACGCCGTTCAAGACGAGGAAGTCACCCGGATGAAGAacaaatttacttttatagggTAAATACGGTAAATGCTGGTAACGATCATGAAGTCCCAGGTATTTAATACTTTGGGGCAACTGATTATCCATCCTAAGATTCATCGTGTTTTAAGATCAACCATATCTGAAGCCCTTATCTTATCGCGCTTATCCTCATCCATCGTCTTATCTTAAGATTGTATCTTATCGCTCTTATAGCGCATTTCTCCGCCGAGGCCGCTCTTCAGCCGAAGTAACcgacagcaccagcaacGGAATAATCGGAACCATTTCCGTTCCGCACCCCGCGTTAGCCCCGGCATCCAGCCCCGCTAAGTCGGCTTCCAGCGGCTCCATCCACCAACCTTGTAATACAAAATAAGACTGACGTTGACATCTACAACCCTACACAACAAATCTCCTCATCTCACTCAAAATGTCGTGGCTTTCTATTCCCGCCGAGTCTCACTTCTCCATCGCCAATATTCCCTTTGGCATCATCTCTACCTCGTCAAATGCTACGCCTCGACCTGCTGTTGCTATTGGTGATCATGTCCTAGACCTGGCTGCTTTTGCAAAGGGTGATGGATTCTCCGGTAGTTCTGAGATTCAGAAGCATATTGGTGTGTTCTCGCAACAGTCGCTGAATGCTTTTGCGGCGCTTGGTCGTCCGTTTCATCGCGCGACGAGGAGTTATCTTCAAGATGTTTTTGCCAAGGACACCAAGAACCCAGTGTTGAAGGATAACCAGAAGCTTCAAGACGCCGCTCTTCTGAAGCGCTCTGATGTCAAGAACCATCTCCCCTTGACCATTGGAGATTACACCGACTTCTACGCTGGCAAGAATCACGCTTTCAACGTCGGCTGTCTCTTCCGCGGTCCTGACAACGCCCTTCAACCCAACTACACCCATCTCCCCGTCGCTTACCACGGAAGAGCCAGCAGCGTTGTCGTATCAGGCACGCCCATCCGCCGACCCTGGGGCCAAATCCTCCGTCCTGGTAACAAAGTCCCCGACCTCGCACCATGCGAGAGGCTCGACATTGAGCTCGAGATGGGCATGTTTATCTGTCGTGAGAACGAGATGGGAAGCCCTGTCCCCATTGACGAAGCTGATGAGCATATCTTCGGTTATGTGCTTATGAATGA
The window above is part of the Fusarium musae strain F31 chromosome 6, whole genome shotgun sequence genome. Proteins encoded here:
- a CDS encoding hypothetical protein (CAZy:GH11), whose product is MVSFKSLLLAASALTGALARPFDFLDEQDDGNSTSVLEARQVTGNSEGYHNGYFYSWWSDGGGYANYRMGEGSHYQVDWRNTGNFVGGKGWNPGTGRTINYGGSFSPQGNGYLCVYGWTRSPLVEYYVIENYGTYNPGSAGQHKGTVYNDGDTYDLYQTTRYNQPSIDGQQTFNQYWAIRRNKRSSGAVNMQTIFNAWANAGMRLGNHYYQILATEGYQSSGSSSIYVQTK
- a CDS encoding hypothetical protein (EggNog:ENOG41) — protein: MHQRELLRSHRGIKNEKKLDNTNEHSTKRSLAHFKSRNINNTPVMIEWITVPSSLSAEIKEASQNQIHDLALLLHSEKKPQEFRTLECIAMVDMPVAEEEDAQYGLVFKLEEGQQVHTLLELLSRDGSTPKSLTERLKLVKLLSKTLLFLHLGSWLHKGIRSDNVLFLSSDISSVDLGAAYIGGFDYSRLFRETRLTQNVGDNRYQNLYRHPDHQGLPVQENGESADRPPFSYKADLYSLGVILVEIGLWSPIIKLLDARGIQDEDKSPRKTTLDMIPEVRMSMGDAFADAASACLRSDFATGEAEQPESVQETFYLSVVRLLERCFI